A single region of the Methanobrevibacter ruminantium genome encodes:
- the glmU gene encoding bifunctional sugar-1-phosphate nucleotidylyltransferase/acetyltransferase yields the protein MKAIILSAGEGTRMRPLTLTKPKTMLPVAGKPIIQYNIEALRDCGVKDILLIVGYKEEIVRNYFKDGSHLGVNISYATQSKLEGTADAIGYGKDFIEDSLITLNGDIILDVDILSEIIEDYEKSKPDTLMVLTEVEDPSAFGVVELDGDNIINIVEKPKKEEAPSNLINTGIYIFNKDIFDKIDKTEVSPRGEYEITDSLSLQISDGKVVKGHKTTKEWMDIGKPWELIEINEELLNHIEGEIKGTVEEGVTIHGEVFLDEGSLLRSGVYIKGPVYIGKNCDIGPNSYIRGNSYFGDNVHIGNAVEIKNSIIMENTNVSHLSYVGDSILGSNCNIAAGTNIANLRFDNKTVKTTIKNKKTDTGRRKLGAIVGDSVKTGINSSLSPGVKIGVRATIGSGVLLYEDLESDMRVLVKQEHIFQNKKETGQISLEEVDENKEE from the coding sequence GTGAAAGCTATAATCTTAAGTGCAGGCGAAGGAACAAGAATGAGACCTTTGACTCTCACAAAACCTAAAACAATGTTGCCTGTTGCTGGAAAACCCATTATTCAATATAATATAGAGGCACTGCGTGACTGTGGTGTGAAAGACATTCTTCTTATTGTAGGATATAAAGAAGAGATTGTTAGAAATTACTTTAAGGACGGTTCACATCTTGGAGTGAATATCAGTTATGCTACACAAAGCAAATTGGAAGGAACTGCAGATGCAATCGGCTATGGAAAAGATTTCATAGAAGACAGTTTAATAACCCTTAATGGAGACATAATCTTGGATGTGGATATCCTTAGCGAAATCATTGAGGATTATGAAAAATCAAAACCAGACACATTAATGGTTCTTACAGAAGTTGAAGATCCAAGTGCATTCGGTGTAGTTGAATTGGATGGGGACAATATTATCAATATTGTTGAAAAGCCTAAAAAAGAGGAAGCTCCAAGTAATTTGATCAACACTGGAATATACATCTTCAATAAGGACATCTTTGATAAGATTGACAAGACTGAAGTTTCTCCAAGAGGAGAATACGAAATTACAGATTCCCTCTCCCTTCAAATATCTGATGGAAAAGTGGTAAAAGGACATAAAACCACTAAAGAATGGATGGACATTGGAAAGCCATGGGAATTGATTGAAATCAACGAAGAATTGCTAAATCATATTGAAGGAGAAATCAAGGGAACTGTTGAAGAAGGCGTTACAATCCATGGAGAAGTATTCTTAGATGAAGGCAGCCTTCTCCGTTCTGGAGTTTACATTAAAGGTCCTGTTTACATCGGTAAAAACTGTGACATTGGACCAAACTCATACATTAGAGGAAATTCCTACTTTGGAGATAATGTTCATATAGGTAATGCAGTGGAAATCAAGAACTCAATCATTATGGAAAACACCAATGTAAGCCATTTAAGTTATGTAGGTGACTCCATTTTAGGTTCCAATTGTAATATCGCAGCTGGAACAAACATTGCTAACTTACGTTTTGACAATAAGACTGTAAAAACAACTATTAAAAACAAGAAAACAGACACTGGAAGACGTAAATTAGGTGCAATCGTAGGAGACTCTGTAAAAACTGGAATCAACTCAAGCTTAAGCCCAGGAGTCAAGATAGGAGTGAGAGCTACAATCGGTTCTGGTGTCCTATTATATGAAGACTTAGAGTCCGACATGAGAGTCTTGGTAAAGCAAGAGCATATTTTCCAAAACAAAAAAGAAACTGGACAAATCTCTTTAGAAGAAGTGGATGAAAATAAAGAAGAATAA
- a CDS encoding gamma carbonic anhydrase family protein — translation MKLNEPVKIFPGAQVIGDVEIGENCSIWHGAVIRGDVGPIRIGKNSNVQDNCVLHTSANLTLKIGDNVSIGHGAVVHGCEIDDNVLIGMNATVLNGAKIGKNSIVGAGAVVSENKEFPENSLILGVPGKLIKETTQDQRDHILWNASHYVELANEYDD, via the coding sequence ATGAAACTCAACGAACCCGTAAAAATATTCCCTGGTGCACAAGTAATCGGTGATGTTGAAATTGGTGAAAACTGTTCCATATGGCATGGAGCGGTTATTCGAGGAGATGTAGGACCTATAAGAATAGGCAAAAACTCCAATGTGCAGGACAACTGTGTTCTTCACACTTCAGCAAACTTGACTCTTAAGATTGGAGACAATGTGTCTATAGGACATGGTGCTGTAGTTCATGGATGTGAAATTGATGACAATGTTCTTATAGGAATGAATGCTACTGTTTTAAATGGCGCTAAAATTGGTAAAAACTCAATTGTAGGTGCTGGAGCAGTAGTCAGTGAAAATAAGGAATTTCCGGAAAACAGCTTAATCTTAGGTGTTCCTGGAAAGCTTATTAAGGAAACTACACAAGACCAAAGAGACCATATTCTTTGGAATGCATCACACTATGTTGAACTTGCAAATGAATACGATGATTAA
- a CDS encoding TIGR00297 family protein, with translation MHEAFVINWGYVILLFILGGISYKRKSLDLLGSLIMVFMGITIIFSAGVPWFILIVLFFGLSIFATRFSKPYKKEIGQYEKTRTAKNVISNGLVAFLMAAFGSYYLPLAGGFIGAVATATADTLASEIGVLQEPRLITTLKKVPAGTDGAISILGTSAAIVGAGIIGIASFLLGVISDPLIAIKISVISGTLGCFIDSILGAVLERRHYINNEHVNLLATICGAIIGIISVM, from the coding sequence ATGCATGAAGCATTTGTAATAAATTGGGGATATGTCATACTTCTGTTTATTTTAGGTGGAATAAGCTATAAAAGAAAAAGTTTAGACTTATTAGGTTCCCTTATAATGGTATTTATGGGAATTACAATCATCTTTTCAGCAGGAGTGCCATGGTTCATTTTAATCGTGCTGTTCTTTGGTTTAAGCATATTTGCTACACGCTTTTCAAAACCATACAAGAAGGAAATTGGCCAATATGAAAAGACAAGAACTGCAAAGAATGTAATCTCAAATGGATTGGTTGCTTTTTTAATGGCAGCATTTGGAAGTTATTACCTTCCGTTGGCAGGAGGATTCATTGGGGCAGTCGCTACAGCTACAGCGGATACATTAGCTAGTGAAATAGGTGTTCTTCAAGAACCTCGCTTAATAACCACTCTCAAGAAAGTGCCTGCTGGAACCGATGGTGCAATATCAATTTTAGGAACTTCTGCAGCAATTGTAGGTGCAGGAATAATTGGAATTGCTTCATTCTTATTAGGGGTCATTTCAGATCCTTTAATAGCTATAAAAATTTCAGTTATCTCAGGAACTTTAGGTTGCTTTATTGACAGTATCCTTGGGGCAGTTCTCGAGAGAAGACATTACATAAACAATGAACATGTCAACTTGCTTGCTACTATCTGTGGGGCAATCATTGGTATCATTTCTGTAATGTAA
- a CDS encoding 30S ribosomal protein S3ae, producing MAKKQRRRVRDTWKEKSWYTIKTPVAFGDKEIGTTPARDPELVYGRTVEVTMRELTGDFSKQYIKLQFEVNDVNGNIANTKFTGHKTTTDYVRSMIRRGTSRIDAPVIVTTQDDRKLKLHVLAVTTRRAKSSQQKYMRETINELVTKVASEKTFDELVENSVNGRLASEIYHKAKKIYPLKRVEIIKSKVLE from the coding sequence ATGGCAAAGAAACAAAGACGTAGAGTACGTGACACTTGGAAAGAAAAATCTTGGTACACCATTAAAACTCCTGTAGCATTCGGAGACAAAGAAATCGGTACCACCCCTGCAAGAGACCCTGAACTCGTGTACGGAAGAACTGTAGAAGTAACCATGAGAGAATTAACCGGTGACTTCTCTAAACAATACATCAAATTACAATTTGAAGTAAATGATGTAAATGGAAACATCGCAAACACTAAATTCACTGGACACAAAACCACTACTGATTACGTAAGAAGTATGATCAGAAGAGGAACCAGTAGAATCGATGCTCCTGTTATTGTAACTACCCAAGATGATCGTAAATTAAAACTCCATGTATTAGCTGTAACTACCAGAAGAGCAAAATCTTCCCAACAAAAATACATGAGAGAAACCATTAACGAACTAGTTACTAAAGTAGCTTCAGAAAAAACCTTTGATGAACTCGTAGAAAACTCTGTAAACGGTAGATTAGCTTCTGAAATTTACCACAAAGCTAAAAAAATCTATCCTCTTAAAAGAGTAGAAATCATCAAAAGTAAAGTATTAGAATAA
- a CDS encoding 2,3-bisphosphoglycerate-independent phosphoglycerate mutase produces MKGLILVMDGMAGRPLKELNNQTTLQAAKTPNMDKMAERGITGLMDSIAPGIIPGSDTAHLSILGYNPYEVYTGRGPFEAVGVGVGVIPGDIAFRCNFSTSDEDGIITDRRAGRIRDGTDEIVATLNTMKIEGYEDIEIIFKESTGHRAVLVLRGDGLSGKVSDADPKVEGNKPKTVKALDGSPEAEKTADILNKLVAKSYEMTKDHPVNLKRIEEGEAPANIIIPRGAGEVPEVESINDKYEVNSACIAETGLIMGIGRFAGMDIIEMEDVTGGTDTNLENIRDTIIDQVNNSEHDFFLINIDGADEAGHDGNAEEKLKFIEKVDEVVMSELLKLEDCYIFLTADHSTPISVKNHSGDPVPILINGPEVRVDDVCEYNEFAVAKGGMCRIRGADVMNIMTDLMGYAHKFGA; encoded by the coding sequence ATGAAAGGATTAATATTGGTTATGGATGGGATGGCAGGCCGTCCTTTAAAAGAGCTTAACAATCAAACTACACTACAAGCAGCTAAAACTCCAAATATGGACAAAATGGCAGAAAGAGGAATTACCGGATTAATGGATTCAATTGCTCCTGGAATCATTCCTGGAAGTGATACAGCACACTTATCCATTTTAGGCTACAACCCATATGAAGTATACACTGGAAGAGGCCCATTTGAAGCTGTGGGTGTTGGTGTAGGTGTTATTCCTGGAGACATAGCATTCAGATGCAACTTTTCAACATCAGATGAAGATGGAATAATTACAGATAGACGTGCAGGAAGAATTAGAGATGGAACCGATGAAATCGTCGCAACCTTGAACACAATGAAAATTGAAGGGTATGAAGACATTGAAATCATCTTTAAGGAATCAACTGGACACAGAGCAGTTTTAGTGCTTAGGGGAGACGGATTATCCGGCAAAGTAAGCGATGCAGACCCTAAAGTGGAAGGAAATAAACCTAAGACAGTCAAAGCTCTTGACGGAAGTCCAGAAGCAGAAAAAACTGCAGACATATTAAACAAATTAGTAGCTAAATCTTATGAAATGACTAAAGACCATCCAGTAAATCTCAAAAGAATAGAAGAAGGTGAAGCACCTGCAAACATAATCATTCCTCGTGGTGCTGGGGAAGTGCCTGAAGTTGAATCAATAAACGACAAATATGAAGTGAACTCTGCATGTATCGCAGAAACAGGACTTATTATGGGTATTGGTCGCTTTGCAGGAATGGATATCATTGAAATGGAAGATGTTACTGGTGGAACTGACACTAACCTCGAAAACATCAGAGACACAATCATAGACCAAGTAAACAATAGCGAGCATGACTTCTTCCTAATCAATATTGATGGTGCAGATGAAGCAGGCCACGATGGTAATGCAGAGGAAAAATTGAAATTCATTGAAAAGGTTGACGAAGTCGTAATGAGCGAACTCCTTAAATTGGAAGACTGCTATATCTTCTTAACTGCAGATCATTCAACACCTATTTCAGTTAAAAACCATTCAGGAGACCCAGTTCCTATCTTAATCAACGGTCCTGAAGTTAGAGTGGATGACGTTTGTGAATACAATGAATTTGCTGTTGCAAAAGGTGGCATGTGCAGAATCAGAGGTGCTGACGTGATGAATATCATGACTGACTTAATGGGATATGCACATAAATTCGGAGCTTAA
- the glmM gene encoding phosphoglucosamine mutase, whose product MTNKKLFGTSGIRGKIGSEINSELALKIGKSLAKYLKNTGKVVIGYDTRTTNRMLEQAITAGLIEHGVDVVKIGMVPTPLVGYATLKLDADAGIMLTASHNPSQYNGIKLWNKNGMAYTPEQEEKIEEIYYNQDFGKVEWDKIGIISHNDEIKKQYIDDLLDIVDIKPGLKVVIDCACGAGSELSPIIFRKAGCEVITLNSQVDGFFPGRNPEPNEANLSSLMKAVVATESDLGIAHDGDADRMITVDEKGRVSEFDKLLALVSKKFGGTVVTTVDAGLCMDEAMEEVGGKVLRTKVGDVNVAEVMIEENASFGGEPSGTWLHPDFCMCPDGILSGLRMAEIVSKEGKLSELLEKFHQYPHMREKVICSKEEKFKVMENMEDLLKDAFDDIKDINTIDGIRLSFNDGSWVLVRPSGTEDYVRITLEAKTEEKAEEIKDTCIKIIKENI is encoded by the coding sequence ATGACAAATAAAAAACTATTTGGAACTTCTGGAATCAGAGGTAAAATCGGTTCAGAGATTAACTCAGAACTAGCATTGAAAATAGGAAAATCACTTGCCAAATACTTAAAAAACACCGGAAAAGTTGTTATCGGTTATGATACCAGAACCACCAATAGAATGTTGGAACAGGCCATTACCGCAGGACTCATTGAACATGGAGTGGATGTTGTTAAGATAGGCATGGTGCCAACCCCTCTTGTAGGTTATGCAACTTTAAAACTTGATGCTGATGCCGGAATAATGCTTACTGCATCTCACAACCCATCACAGTACAATGGAATAAAGCTTTGGAATAAGAACGGAATGGCTTATACCCCAGAGCAGGAAGAGAAAATAGAGGAAATCTATTATAATCAAGATTTCGGTAAAGTGGAATGGGACAAAATAGGCATTATAAGCCATAACGATGAAATCAAAAAGCAATACATCGATGACTTATTGGACATCGTAGACATTAAGCCTGGACTTAAAGTGGTTATTGACTGTGCATGCGGTGCAGGATCAGAACTTTCACCTATCATATTCAGAAAAGCCGGATGTGAAGTGATCACCTTGAATTCACAAGTTGACGGATTCTTCCCAGGTAGGAACCCTGAACCGAATGAAGCAAATCTCTCAAGCCTAATGAAAGCTGTTGTAGCAACCGAATCAGATTTGGGAATTGCACACGACGGTGATGCGGACAGAATGATTACCGTTGATGAAAAGGGAAGAGTTTCTGAGTTCGATAAACTTTTAGCACTTGTTTCAAAGAAATTCGGCGGAACTGTTGTAACCACCGTAGATGCAGGATTATGCATGGATGAAGCAATGGAAGAAGTTGGAGGAAAAGTTCTTAGAACCAAAGTAGGTGACGTAAACGTTGCTGAAGTCATGATTGAAGAAAATGCAAGCTTTGGCGGAGAACCATCCGGTACTTGGTTGCATCCAGACTTCTGCATGTGCCCAGACGGAATATTGTCTGGTCTTAGAATGGCAGAAATCGTTTCCAAGGAAGGAAAATTATCTGAACTTCTTGAAAAATTCCATCAATACCCTCATATGAGAGAAAAGGTAATCTGTTCCAAAGAAGAGAAATTCAAAGTCATGGAAAACATGGAAGACCTCTTGAAGGATGCATTTGATGACATAAAGGACATCAATACAATTGATGGAATCAGATTAAGCTTCAATGATGGAAGCTGGGTTCTAGTCAGACCTTCTGGAACTGAAGATTATGTGAGAATAACTTTAGAAGCTAAAACAGAAGAAAAAGCTGAAGAAATCAAAGACACTTGCATTAAAATCATTAAAGAGAATATTTAA
- a CDS encoding class II glutamine amidotransferase: MCEIFGFSSSKEEELNDYLKEFYSHCEEHPHGWGLAILDPEKFSVFKEPIKARSSVMLGNILLNPIISKNVLAHIRLGTIGVKDFYNCHPFVKKDNAGRRWTLIHNGTVFDCPDLCKYSTEEEGETDSERILLGIVDLINKFEAFKGEPLSLKERFDIVSDLISFMALSNKLNLIVYDGEQMYVHTNYRDSLCYLKTENSVFFSTQALDSSDWKEVPLNTVISFSDGELLFKAKPHSFEYVETEEQLMFIEKFASTLSSDVEEENVW, encoded by the coding sequence ATGTGTGAGATCTTTGGATTTAGTTCATCAAAGGAAGAAGAGCTTAATGATTATCTAAAGGAGTTTTATAGTCATTGTGAAGAGCATCCTCACGGTTGGGGATTGGCTATTTTAGATCCAGAAAAATTCAGTGTATTTAAAGAGCCTATAAAAGCTCGAAGCAGTGTTATGCTAGGAAATATCCTATTGAATCCAATCATCTCTAAAAATGTTTTAGCACACATTCGTTTAGGCACTATTGGTGTGAAGGACTTTTACAATTGCCATCCTTTCGTTAAAAAAGACAATGCAGGTAGAAGATGGACTCTTATTCATAATGGAACAGTTTTTGACTGCCCAGATTTATGTAAGTACAGCACTGAGGAAGAGGGGGAAACCGATTCTGAAAGAATTCTTCTAGGTATTGTTGATTTGATAAACAAGTTTGAGGCATTTAAAGGCGAACCTTTAAGCTTAAAGGAAAGATTCGATATAGTTTCTGACTTGATAAGCTTTATGGCATTATCCAATAAGTTGAATCTAATTGTTTATGATGGGGAACAGATGTATGTTCACACAAATTATAGGGATTCCTTATGCTATTTGAAAACTGAAAACAGCGTTTTCTTTTCAACTCAAGCTTTAGATTCAAGTGATTGGAAGGAAGTGCCGTTGAATACTGTAATTTCCTTTTCAGATGGAGAATTATTATTTAAGGCAAAACCTCATTCATTTGAATATGTTGAAACTGAAGAGCAGCTTATGTTCATTGAAAAATTTGCAAGCACTTTAAGCAGTGATGTTGAAGAGGAGAATGTATGGTAA
- a CDS encoding rubredoxin: MVKYVCMHCEYTWDSETGDETYKVPAGPIEDFPDDWVCPQCAAGIEGIITEDE; encoded by the coding sequence ATGGTAAAATATGTATGTATGCATTGTGAATACACTTGGGACTCTGAAACCGGAGATGAAACTTACAAAGTACCAGCAGGACCTATCGAAGACTTCCCTGATGACTGGGTATGCCCTCAATGTGCTGCAGGTATTGAAGGAATTATTACCGAAGATGAATAA
- the hisC gene encoding histidinol-phosphate transaminase: protein MKVRKEVEELDPYVPGRSKEEIAQEFGVKKEDIIKLGSNENPWGPSPKVKEAIEKELANINRYPESDLEELKKEFARYSNVKPEQIIIGGDGADELIDTLAKTFIEPGDEFIVPLPSYMYYEFLFKPYGAIPNYAKWNLETNTLDLDSVLNAINEKTKMLFLCTPNNPTGALVSQDELRAILDKTNKSKGGVCDAVVVIDEAYFEYSLTNNVNLLDEYDNIFILRTMSKVMGLAGMRIGYGISSKEIIEFMHRIKPVFSLTKLSYIAALTTIKDTEYIEKSIKDGIESRDFLYDEISKMKSVKVYKSYSNFMLIDIHDTGYTAAEITREFMKRGMIVRDCTSFKGLDEYYFRISICTLEEDKKFLNVMREILNE from the coding sequence ATGAAAGTACGTAAAGAAGTAGAGGAATTAGACCCATATGTTCCTGGAAGATCAAAAGAGGAAATCGCACAGGAATTTGGAGTGAAAAAGGAAGACATCATCAAATTGGGGTCTAATGAAAATCCATGGGGACCATCTCCAAAAGTAAAGGAAGCTATTGAAAAAGAACTTGCAAACATTAACAGATACCCTGAATCCGATTTGGAAGAGCTAAAAAAGGAATTTGCAAGATACTCCAATGTAAAGCCAGAACAGATTATCATTGGAGGAGATGGTGCAGATGAGCTTATTGACACTTTAGCAAAAACCTTCATTGAACCTGGTGACGAATTTATAGTCCCTTTACCTTCTTACATGTATTATGAATTCTTATTCAAGCCATATGGTGCTATTCCTAATTATGCAAAATGGAATTTGGAAACAAATACCCTTGATTTGGATTCTGTGCTCAATGCAATAAATGAAAAAACAAAAATGTTATTCCTATGCACTCCGAATAACCCAACTGGAGCATTGGTTTCACAAGATGAATTAAGAGCAATTCTCGATAAAACCAATAAATCCAAAGGTGGAGTTTGTGATGCGGTAGTTGTAATAGATGAAGCGTACTTTGAGTACTCCCTAACCAATAATGTCAACCTTTTAGACGAGTATGACAATATTTTCATTCTTAGAACAATGTCTAAAGTAATGGGGCTTGCAGGAATGAGAATAGGCTACGGTATTTCAAGCAAGGAAATCATTGAATTCATGCACAGGATCAAACCTGTTTTCTCACTTACAAAACTTTCATATATAGCTGCTCTCACTACAATAAAGGACACAGAATACATTGAAAAGTCCATTAAGGATGGAATAGAAAGCAGAGATTTCCTATATGATGAGATATCCAAAATGAAATCCGTTAAAGTCTATAAATCCTATTCCAATTTCATGTTGATTGACATTCATGATACAGGTTACACAGCTGCAGAGATTACAAGAGAATTCATGAAAAGGGGAATGATTGTAAGAGACTGCACTTCATTCAAGGGATTGGATGAATATTACTTTAGAATAAGCATTTGCACATTGGAAGAAGATAAAAAATTCTTAAATGTTATGAGAGAAATTTTAAATGAATAA